A region from the Nocardia terpenica genome encodes:
- a CDS encoding aminobutyraldehyde dehydrogenase, which translates to MGDTPLQYIAGERRHGAAERLAVVEPATGVEIVAGAAAGDADVDVAVRAAAEAFPGWAGRTPAERAEALSRWAEVLRGRAGELAALESRNGGKPIKLAEGFDIPGVIDNVAFFAGAARHLDGKAAAEYSGEHTSTIRREPIGVIGSIAPWNYPLQMAAWKVLPAVAAGNTVVLKPSELTPLTSLIFAETAVAAGIPPGVFNVVTGTGAVAGAALVAHPLVAMVSFTGSTAVGRQVAATAAGAVKRVHLELGGKAPFLVFDDADLEAAARGAVAGALINGGQDCTAATRAYVQRPRYDEFVRRVADLMDRVRIGPVGDPNTDLGALISVPHRDRVAAMVERARAAGAKVVRGGRIPDNAPAGGAYYEPTLLTDAAQDSEIVQQEVFGPVLVCLPFDTDDEGIALANDTVYGLAASAWSGNVFRTQRAAREIRSGCVWINDHIPIVSEMPHGGYRASGFGKDMSAYSFEEYTNVKHVMAELTAAPRKPWHDLIFRGD; encoded by the coding sequence GTGGGCGATACCCCATTGCAGTATATTGCGGGTGAGCGGCGGCATGGGGCGGCGGAGAGGTTGGCGGTTGTCGAACCGGCTACCGGGGTGGAGATCGTTGCCGGGGCGGCGGCGGGGGACGCGGATGTGGATGTTGCGGTGCGGGCTGCGGCGGAGGCGTTTCCGGGGTGGGCGGGGCGGACTCCGGCGGAGCGGGCGGAGGCGCTGTCTCGGTGGGCGGAGGTGTTGCGCGGGCGGGCGGGGGAACTCGCGGCGCTGGAATCGCGCAACGGTGGGAAGCCGATCAAGCTTGCCGAGGGGTTCGATATTCCGGGCGTCATCGATAATGTGGCGTTCTTCGCCGGTGCCGCACGCCATCTCGACGGGAAGGCGGCGGCGGAGTACTCGGGCGAGCACACCTCCACGATCCGGCGCGAACCCATCGGCGTGATCGGATCCATTGCGCCGTGGAACTATCCGCTCCAGATGGCGGCGTGGAAGGTGCTCCCGGCGGTGGCGGCCGGGAACACCGTCGTGCTCAAGCCGTCGGAGCTCACCCCGCTCACCTCGCTGATATTCGCGGAAACCGCGGTGGCGGCGGGCATTCCGCCGGGCGTGTTCAACGTGGTCACCGGCACCGGCGCGGTGGCGGGTGCGGCCCTGGTGGCGCATCCGCTGGTCGCGATGGTGTCGTTCACCGGTTCCACGGCGGTCGGCAGGCAGGTCGCGGCCACCGCCGCGGGTGCGGTCAAGCGGGTGCACCTGGAGCTCGGCGGCAAGGCGCCGTTCCTGGTGTTCGACGACGCCGATCTCGAGGCGGCGGCCCGGGGCGCGGTCGCGGGGGCGCTGATCAACGGCGGTCAGGACTGCACCGCCGCCACCCGCGCCTACGTGCAGCGCCCGCGCTACGACGAATTCGTCCGGCGGGTGGCCGATCTCATGGATCGGGTCCGCATCGGCCCGGTCGGCGACCCGAACACCGATCTGGGCGCGCTGATCTCGGTGCCGCACCGCGACCGGGTGGCGGCCATGGTCGAGCGGGCCCGCGCGGCGGGCGCGAAAGTCGTTCGGGGCGGCCGCATTCCGGACAACGCCCCGGCCGGTGGCGCGTACTACGAACCGACGCTGCTCACCGACGCCGCCCAGGATTCGGAGATCGTGCAGCAGGAGGTGTTCGGGCCGGTGCTGGTGTGCCTGCCGTTCGACACCGACGACGAGGGCATCGCCCTGGCCAACGACACCGTCTACGGCCTGGCCGCCTCGGCGTGGTCGGGCAATGTGTTCCGCACCCAGCGCGCGGCCCGCGAGATCCGTTCGGGCTGTGTGTGGATCAACGATCACATCCCGATCGTCAGCGAGATGCCGCACGGCGGGTACCGCGCCTCCGGATTCGGCAAGGACATGTCGGCGTACTCGTTCGAGGAGTACACGAACGTCAAGCACGTCATGGCCGAGCTGACCGCCGCGCCGCGCAAACCCTGGCACGACCTGATCTTCCGGGGCGACTGA
- a CDS encoding CoA-acylating methylmalonate-semialdehyde dehydrogenase, with protein sequence MHTIAHWVDGKSFGGTSEASAPVTNPATGVVTGQVALANAADVRVAVEAAAAAFPAWRDTSLTRRVQVLFRFRELLNERKEELAAIITAEHGKVLSDALGEVTRGLEVVEFACGIPHLLKGGFTENASTKVDIFSIRQPLGPVAIISPFNFPAMVPMWFFPLAIASGNTVVIKPSEKDPSATLWVARLWAEAGLPAGVFNVVQGDKVAVDELLDNPSIKAVSFVGSTPIARYVYQRGTAAGKRVQALGGAKNHMVVLPDADLDLAADAAVNAGFGSAGERCMAVSVVVAVGEVADALVERIAQRAGTIRTGDGTRGTDMGPLVTREHRDRVASYVAAGETQGARVVLDGRDVRADGESDGFWLGPTILDHVRPEMSVYTDEIFGPVLSVVRLDGYDEALALINANPYGNGTAIFTNDGGAARRFHNEVEVGMVGINVPIPVPMAYYSFGGWKASLFGDSHAHGVDGVQFFTRTKAVTSRWLDPSHGGLNLGFPQNN encoded by the coding sequence ATGCATACGATTGCGCATTGGGTGGACGGTAAGTCGTTCGGCGGGACGAGTGAGGCGAGTGCGCCGGTGACCAATCCGGCGACCGGGGTGGTCACCGGGCAGGTGGCGCTGGCTAATGCGGCCGACGTGCGGGTGGCGGTGGAGGCGGCGGCCGCGGCGTTTCCGGCGTGGCGGGATACCTCCCTGACCCGCCGGGTGCAGGTGCTGTTCCGGTTCCGCGAGTTGCTGAACGAGCGCAAGGAGGAGTTGGCGGCCATTATCACCGCCGAGCACGGCAAAGTACTCTCCGATGCGCTGGGTGAGGTGACCCGCGGCCTGGAGGTGGTCGAATTCGCCTGCGGCATACCGCATCTGCTCAAGGGTGGGTTCACCGAGAACGCGTCCACCAAGGTCGACATCTTCTCCATCCGGCAGCCGCTCGGCCCGGTGGCGATCATCTCGCCGTTCAACTTCCCGGCCATGGTGCCGATGTGGTTCTTCCCCCTCGCGATCGCCTCCGGCAATACGGTGGTGATCAAGCCGAGCGAGAAGGATCCGTCGGCGACGCTGTGGGTGGCGCGGCTGTGGGCCGAGGCCGGGCTGCCCGCGGGCGTGTTCAATGTCGTGCAGGGCGACAAGGTCGCGGTGGACGAGCTGCTCGACAATCCGAGCATCAAGGCGGTCTCGTTCGTGGGCTCGACCCCGATCGCGCGCTACGTCTACCAGCGCGGCACCGCCGCCGGAAAGCGCGTGCAGGCGTTGGGCGGCGCGAAGAACCACATGGTGGTGCTGCCGGACGCCGATCTGGATCTGGCCGCCGACGCCGCGGTCAACGCCGGTTTCGGTTCGGCGGGCGAGCGCTGCATGGCGGTCAGCGTGGTGGTGGCCGTCGGCGAGGTCGCCGATGCGCTGGTGGAGCGGATCGCCCAGCGCGCCGGGACGATTCGGACCGGCGACGGCACCCGCGGCACCGATATGGGTCCGCTGGTCACCCGCGAGCATCGCGATCGCGTCGCCTCGTACGTGGCGGCGGGCGAAACACAGGGCGCCCGGGTGGTTCTCGACGGGCGCGACGTGCGGGCCGACGGCGAGAGCGACGGATTCTGGCTCGGGCCAACGATTCTCGATCATGTGCGGCCCGAGATGAGCGTCTACACCGACGAGATCTTCGGCCCCGTCCTGTCGGTCGTCCGCCTCGACGGCTACGACGAGGCGCTGGCGCTGATCAACGCCAATCCCTACGGCAACGGCACCGCCATCTTCACCAACGACGGCGGCGCGGCCCGGCGCTTCCACAACGAGGTGGAGGTCGGCATGGTCGGCATCAATGTGCCGATCCCGGTTCCCATGGCGTACTACAGCTTCGGTGGCTGGAAGGCGTCGCTGTTCGGCGACTCGCACGCGCACGGCGTCGACGGCGTGCAGTTCTTCACCCGGACCAAGGCTGTCACCTCCCGCTGGCTGGATCCCAGCCACGGCGGCTTGAATCTCGGCTTCCCGCAGAACAACTGA
- a CDS encoding cysteine hydrolase family protein: MNRALLVIDVQESFRARPLWARIANPDIAQPVNRLVRLARAHGDLVVWVLHCEPGSNDVFDPALGHVRPLDELERPRAGEPLLHKTSHNAFTTTNLQQLLTEAGVRELVVCGIRTEQCVETTTRVGSDLGYRMTFVTDATTTDPVGGLTAEAIVERTEAVLRDRFARIVSVDELAAESGVSPV, from the coding sequence ATGAATCGTGCTTTGCTCGTGATCGATGTCCAGGAGTCCTTCCGGGCGCGGCCGCTATGGGCTCGGATCGCCAATCCGGATATCGCGCAACCGGTCAACCGGCTGGTCCGCCTCGCTCGCGCCCACGGCGACCTGGTGGTGTGGGTGCTGCACTGCGAGCCGGGCAGCAACGACGTGTTCGATCCTGCGCTGGGGCACGTGCGCCCGCTCGACGAGCTGGAGCGGCCTCGAGCCGGTGAACCGTTGCTGCACAAGACTTCCCACAATGCCTTCACCACCACCAACCTCCAGCAACTGCTCACCGAGGCGGGCGTGCGCGAGCTGGTCGTCTGCGGCATCCGGACCGAACAGTGCGTGGAGACCACCACCCGGGTGGGCAGCGATCTCGGTTACCGGATGACCTTCGTCACCGATGCCACCACCACCGATCCCGTCGGCGGGCTGACCGCCGAGGCCATTGTCGAGCGAACCGAGGCGGTGCTGCGCGACCGGTTCGCCCGCATCGTCTCGGTGGACGAGCTGGCGGCCGAGTCGGGAGTATCGCCGGTGTGA
- a CDS encoding ankyrin repeat domain-containing protein, whose protein sequence is METEGMDPELVELATKVFDLARTGDAAALGAYLEAGVPANLTNERGDTLLMLAAYHGHLEAVTVLLDRGADPDRANDKGQTPAAGAVFKGEDDILKALLDAGADPDAGTPSARESATMFGKTELLTLFDRS, encoded by the coding sequence ATGGAGACCGAAGGTATGGATCCGGAGCTGGTCGAACTCGCGACCAAGGTGTTCGACCTGGCGCGCACGGGTGACGCGGCGGCGCTGGGCGCCTACCTCGAGGCCGGGGTCCCGGCGAACCTCACCAACGAGCGCGGCGACACGCTGCTCATGCTGGCCGCCTACCACGGTCACCTGGAGGCGGTCACCGTGCTGCTCGATCGCGGGGCCGACCCCGACCGCGCCAACGACAAGGGACAGACCCCGGCCGCCGGGGCGGTGTTCAAGGGCGAGGACGACATCCTGAAGGCGCTGCTGGATGCGGGCGCCGACCCGGACGCCGGGACTCCGTCCGCCCGGGAGTCGGCGACCATGTTCGGAAAGACCGAGCTGTTGACGCTGTTCGACCGGTCCTGA
- a CDS encoding SMP-30/gluconolactonase/LRE family protein, producing the protein MPVPSFRAQRWTPPRATPRARETRSAPPMPAVRLLPLPGRGPEDVVLGGDGRLRTGTADGAVLAVDPESGAVEQIAHTGGRPLGLHAESDGALLICDAERGLLRLDRPHGRLEVLADTVDGQPLPFASNVVGTADGTVYFSSSSSRYPLSRYMGAIYEHSGTGRLFRRHPDGRVETLLDGLQFANGVVVAPDGSCVLVAETGAYRVARYHLTGPRAGTSDYLVENLPGFPDNMALGSDGLAWVTLITPRNPLLDTLLPLPGVLRRVVWAIPPSLQPRPARTVWVQAFDFEGALVHDLQREGDDYRLVTGVVEQDRTLYLGSLTEPAIAVTEVPERA; encoded by the coding sequence ATGCCGGTCCCGTCCTTCCGGGCGCAGCGCTGGACCCCGCCCCGGGCAACGCCGCGTGCTCGCGAAACCCGCAGTGCCCCACCGATGCCCGCCGTCCGGCTGCTGCCGCTGCCGGGCCGCGGCCCCGAGGACGTAGTGCTCGGCGGCGACGGCCGCCTGCGCACCGGCACCGCCGACGGCGCGGTGCTGGCCGTCGATCCCGAGTCGGGCGCCGTCGAACAGATCGCGCACACCGGCGGCCGCCCGCTGGGCCTACACGCCGAATCCGATGGCGCGCTGCTGATCTGCGACGCCGAGCGCGGCCTGCTGCGGCTGGACCGGCCGCACGGGCGGCTCGAGGTGCTGGCCGACACGGTCGACGGGCAGCCGCTTCCGTTCGCCAGCAATGTGGTCGGCACCGCCGACGGCACCGTCTACTTCTCGTCGTCCAGCAGCCGCTATCCGCTGTCGCGGTACATGGGCGCCATCTACGAGCACTCCGGCACCGGCCGCCTGTTCCGCCGCCATCCCGACGGGCGCGTCGAAACCCTGCTGGACGGACTGCAATTCGCCAACGGCGTGGTGGTCGCCCCGGACGGCTCGTGCGTCCTGGTCGCCGAGACCGGCGCCTACCGCGTCGCCCGCTACCACCTGACCGGCCCGCGTGCGGGCACCTCGGACTATCTGGTCGAGAACCTACCCGGCTTCCCCGACAATATGGCCCTCGGCAGCGACGGACTGGCCTGGGTCACCCTGATCACTCCGCGAAATCCGTTGCTGGACACGCTCCTTCCGCTTCCCGGCGTGCTGCGCCGCGTCGTCTGGGCCATCCCGCCGTCGCTGCAACCGCGCCCGGCCCGCACCGTCTGGGTGCAGGCCTTCGACTTCGAGGGCGCGCTCGTCCACGACCTGCAACGCGAGGGCGACGACTATCGCCTGGTCACCGGCGTGGTCGAGCAGGACCGCACGCTGTACCTGGGCAGCCTCACCGAACCGGCGATAGCGGTGACCGAAGTACCGGAGCGAGCGTGA
- a CDS encoding aspartate aminotransferase family protein encodes MTLPNGLTVDQARAEAARAYELDRRHVFHSWSAQKQLTPMTITAAQGCYVWDGDGNRLLDFSSQLVNTNIGHQHPKVVAAVRDQAAKLCTVAPQHANAARSEAARLIAERTPGELNRIFFTNGGADAIEHAVRMARLYTDRYKVLSRYRSYHGGTETAINLTGDPRRWPNDHGNAGTVHFFGPFLYRSQFHASDENEETERALAHLEQTILMEGPSTIAAIVLESIPGTAGIMVPPPGYLAGVRALCDEHGIVFIADEVMAGFGRTGKWFAIQHFDVVPDLITFAKGVNSGYVPLGGVAIAPHIAAAFDERAYPGGLTYSGHPLATAAAVATMTAMTEEGIVENAADIGARVLGPGLRGLAERHPSIGEVRGLGVFWALDLVRDRTTREPLAPYGGTSPAMTEVVAACRAAGLLLFVNFNRLHVVPPCTVTESEAKEGLAILDEALSITDRHTA; translated from the coding sequence ATGACACTGCCCAACGGACTGACCGTGGACCAGGCCCGCGCCGAGGCCGCCCGCGCCTACGAACTGGATCGGCGCCACGTGTTCCACTCCTGGTCGGCGCAGAAGCAGCTGACGCCGATGACGATCACGGCGGCGCAGGGCTGCTATGTGTGGGACGGCGACGGCAACCGGCTGCTGGACTTCTCCTCGCAGCTGGTCAATACCAATATCGGCCATCAGCATCCGAAAGTGGTTGCGGCCGTGCGGGACCAGGCCGCCAAGCTGTGCACCGTCGCGCCGCAGCACGCCAACGCGGCGCGCTCGGAGGCGGCGCGGCTGATCGCCGAGCGCACGCCGGGCGAGCTGAACCGGATCTTCTTCACCAACGGCGGCGCGGACGCCATCGAGCACGCGGTGCGCATGGCGCGGCTGTATACCGACCGCTACAAGGTGCTTTCGCGGTATCGCTCGTATCACGGCGGCACCGAGACCGCGATCAATCTGACCGGCGACCCGCGGCGCTGGCCCAACGATCACGGCAATGCCGGTACGGTGCATTTCTTCGGGCCGTTCCTGTATCGGTCGCAGTTCCACGCGAGCGACGAGAACGAGGAGACCGAGCGGGCGCTGGCGCATCTCGAGCAGACCATCCTGATGGAGGGGCCGTCGACGATCGCGGCGATCGTGCTGGAGTCGATTCCGGGGACGGCCGGAATCATGGTTCCGCCACCGGGTTACCTCGCGGGCGTGCGGGCGCTGTGCGACGAGCACGGCATCGTGTTCATCGCCGACGAGGTGATGGCGGGCTTCGGCCGGACCGGAAAGTGGTTCGCCATCCAGCATTTCGACGTGGTGCCCGACCTGATCACCTTCGCCAAGGGCGTGAACTCCGGTTATGTGCCGCTGGGCGGCGTCGCCATCGCGCCGCACATCGCGGCGGCGTTCGACGAGCGCGCCTACCCCGGCGGCCTGACCTACTCGGGTCACCCGCTGGCCACGGCCGCCGCGGTCGCGACCATGACCGCCATGACCGAGGAGGGCATCGTCGAGAACGCCGCCGACATCGGCGCGCGCGTCCTCGGCCCCGGCCTGCGCGGGCTCGCCGAACGCCACCCGAGCATCGGCGAGGTCCGCGGCCTGGGCGTCTTCTGGGCCCTGGACCTGGTCCGCGACCGCACCACCCGCGAACCCCTGGCCCCCTACGGCGGCACCAGCCCCGCCATGACCGAGGTCGTCGCCGCCTGCCGAGCCGCGGGCCTGCTCCTGTTCGTCAACTTCAACCGCCTGCACGTGGTACCGCCATGCACCGTCACGGAATCGGAGGCCAAGGAGGGCCTCGCCATTTTGGACGAGGCACTGTCCATCACCGACCGGCACACGGCCTAG
- a CDS encoding PucR family transcriptional regulator has protein sequence MRTSSYYDSSVLPTVAEVLAMPVVRAGEPEVVGGGEALARPVRWVHVSEVAEVADLLAGGELILTTGQPLARGAQRTVAYLESLAAAGVSGVVVELGSYVLELPAIVAATADRLGLPVVALHRITRFVEVTEAVHRVIVADQYAELEFAQSVHETFTALSVRRASLAEIVKTAANLLDSSVVLEDLAHRVLALTARHASPAALLEDWESTSRMLSEDWSVVPVGPHTQRWGRLILRSHRIPSTRARMVLERAAQTLTLHRMIEKDRFGLHRQAQTGLIDDMVGGRVSDEQEAVARAAALGLARRARYVPLSIHVAALAESDPVARQRRSAALLDAAGHAVGLTRATALGAADHQQVTLLLAVSRGGDLDARLREVCLAVAAEIRRVDGVHRVAIGVGAESESLLDTARELTHAAHVAEVALSLDSAAPRPFYRSGDVRLRGLLSLIRNEPGVQRFAETELSALLRHDIRHRGDLTRTLRQFLDLAGNKTELARRMNISRPTLYDRLSRIERILGIRLDDGEVRTSLHTALLIRDLTKADES, from the coding sequence ATGAGAACCTCTTCGTATTACGATTCGTCGGTGCTCCCCACCGTCGCCGAGGTCCTTGCGATGCCCGTCGTGCGGGCGGGGGAACCCGAGGTCGTCGGTGGTGGGGAGGCGCTGGCGCGGCCCGTGCGGTGGGTGCATGTCAGTGAGGTCGCGGAGGTGGCGGATCTGCTGGCGGGGGGCGAGCTGATCCTCACCACCGGTCAGCCGCTGGCGCGGGGCGCTCAGCGGACCGTCGCCTACCTGGAGTCGCTGGCCGCGGCCGGGGTGTCCGGCGTGGTGGTCGAGCTCGGCAGCTATGTGCTGGAGCTGCCCGCCATCGTGGCGGCCACCGCGGACCGGCTCGGGCTGCCGGTCGTCGCGCTGCACCGCATCACCCGCTTCGTCGAGGTGACCGAGGCGGTGCACCGGGTGATCGTGGCCGACCAGTACGCCGAACTGGAGTTCGCCCAGTCGGTGCACGAGACCTTCACCGCGCTCAGCGTGCGCCGCGCCTCGCTCGCCGAGATCGTGAAAACCGCGGCGAACCTGCTGGATTCGTCGGTGGTGCTGGAGGATCTGGCGCACCGGGTGCTGGCCCTGACCGCCCGGCACGCCTCGCCCGCGGCGCTGCTCGAGGACTGGGAATCGACCTCGCGCATGCTGTCCGAGGACTGGAGCGTGGTCCCCGTCGGCCCGCACACCCAGCGCTGGGGCCGACTGATCCTGCGCTCGCACCGCATTCCCAGCACCCGCGCCCGGATGGTGCTCGAGCGCGCCGCGCAGACCCTCACGCTGCACCGGATGATCGAGAAGGACCGCTTCGGCCTGCACCGCCAGGCGCAGACCGGGCTCATCGACGATATGGTCGGCGGCCGGGTCAGCGACGAACAGGAGGCGGTCGCGCGCGCGGCGGCGCTGGGGCTGGCCCGGCGGGCGCGCTATGTCCCGCTGTCGATTCACGTTGCGGCACTGGCGGAATCGGATCCGGTGGCGCGGCAGCGGCGCAGCGCCGCGCTGCTGGACGCGGCCGGGCACGCGGTCGGCCTGACCCGCGCGACGGCGCTGGGCGCGGCCGACCACCAGCAGGTCACGCTGCTGCTGGCCGTGTCCCGCGGCGGGGACCTGGACGCGCGGCTGCGCGAGGTGTGCCTCGCCGTCGCCGCGGAGATCCGCCGCGTCGACGGTGTGCACCGGGTCGCCATCGGTGTCGGCGCGGAGTCGGAGTCGCTGCTGGACACCGCCCGCGAGCTCACCCACGCCGCCCATGTCGCCGAGGTGGCGCTGTCGCTGGACTCGGCCGCGCCGCGCCCGTTCTATCGCAGCGGCGACGTGCGGCTGCGCGGACTGCTGTCGCTGATCCGCAACGAGCCGGGCGTGCAGCGCTTCGCCGAGACCGAGCTGAGCGCGCTGCTGCGCCACGACATCCGGCACCGCGGCGACCTCACCCGCACGCTGCGGCAGTTTCTCGACCTGGCGGGCAACAAGACCGAGCTGGCGCGGCGGATGAACATCAGCCGCCCCACCCTCTACGACCGGCTCTCGCGCATCGAACGCATCCTCGGCATCAGGCTCGACGACGGCGAGGTGCGCACCTCGCTGCACACCGCCCTGCTCATCCGCGACCTGACCAAGGCCGACGAATCGTAA
- a CDS encoding APC family permease, whose amino-acid sequence MDTSTTPVDTGSAGGSAIDRLKPNQVGLLGVVFMAIATAAPITAMTGNVPFMIASGSGIATPAAFLIAMVVLAVFSVGFTTMSKHITATGAFYGFISYGMGRTVGLAAGLLAAFAYMVFEPSLVGIFSSFATNTFTDQVGVHIPWWVFAVVILAINAVGTWFGVAVAEKLLVALLATEVTVLAVMAVSVALHGGGPDGFSLTPVNPINVFHGAAPGLGLFFAFWSWVGFESTAMYGEESRDPKRIIPRATMIAVLGVGVFYVFVSWMAIGGNGHDRAAALAGSDHPMSVFFDPTTRYVGHWAVNTMQWLMITGSLACGMAFHNCAARYLYALGREGALPSLRRTIGRTHPRHGSPHIAGLVQTVVAAVVILAMGLAGKDPYNGIYTLLAILGTMAILVVQSACSFAVLNYFRTHHPETRHWFRTFAAPLAGGLAMLGVVALLIVNMGSAAGTEAHSAILKATPWLVAAVALTGILGAQYLKRRHPARYALLGRTVLEETRER is encoded by the coding sequence ATGGATACGAGTACGACGCCGGTGGATACCGGATCGGCCGGGGGATCGGCGATCGACAGGCTGAAGCCGAATCAGGTCGGGCTGCTGGGCGTGGTGTTCATGGCCATCGCCACCGCCGCCCCCATCACCGCGATGACCGGCAACGTGCCGTTCATGATCGCCTCCGGCAGCGGAATCGCCACGCCCGCAGCGTTTCTCATCGCGATGGTGGTGCTGGCCGTGTTCTCGGTCGGATTCACCACGATGTCCAAGCACATCACCGCCACCGGGGCGTTCTACGGATTCATCTCCTACGGCATGGGCCGCACGGTGGGCCTGGCGGCCGGATTGCTGGCGGCGTTCGCGTACATGGTGTTCGAGCCGTCGCTGGTCGGAATCTTCTCCAGCTTCGCCACCAACACCTTCACCGATCAAGTGGGCGTGCACATTCCGTGGTGGGTGTTCGCGGTGGTGATCCTGGCGATCAACGCGGTGGGCACCTGGTTCGGGGTCGCCGTCGCGGAGAAGCTGCTGGTGGCGCTGCTGGCCACCGAGGTGACGGTGCTCGCGGTGATGGCGGTCTCGGTGGCGCTGCACGGCGGTGGGCCGGACGGGTTTTCGCTGACGCCGGTCAACCCGATCAATGTATTCCACGGCGCCGCACCGGGTCTGGGGCTGTTCTTCGCGTTCTGGTCGTGGGTCGGCTTCGAGTCGACCGCCATGTACGGCGAGGAATCGCGCGATCCGAAGCGAATCATCCCGCGTGCCACCATGATTGCCGTGCTGGGCGTCGGCGTCTTCTACGTGTTCGTGTCCTGGATGGCGATCGGCGGCAACGGGCACGATCGGGCGGCGGCGCTGGCCGGGTCGGACCATCCGATGAGCGTCTTCTTCGACCCGACCACCCGCTACGTCGGGCACTGGGCGGTGAACACCATGCAGTGGCTGATGATCACCGGATCGCTGGCCTGCGGCATGGCCTTTCACAACTGCGCGGCGCGCTACCTGTACGCGCTCGGGCGGGAGGGCGCGCTGCCGTCGCTGCGGCGCACCATCGGCCGCACCCATCCCCGGCACGGATCGCCGCACATCGCCGGGCTGGTGCAGACCGTGGTGGCGGCCGTGGTGATTCTCGCCATGGGCCTGGCGGGCAAGGACCCCTACAACGGGATCTACACGCTCCTGGCGATTCTCGGCACCATGGCGATCCTCGTCGTCCAATCCGCCTGCTCCTTCGCGGTACTCAACTACTTCCGCACCCACCACCCCGAAACCCGGCACTGGTTCCGCACTTTCGCCGCCCCACTGGCCGGTGGCCTGGCCATGCTCGGGGTGGTGGCGCTGCTGATCGTCAATATGGGCTCGGCGGCCGGAACGGAAGCACACTCGGCGATCCTGAAGGCAACCCCATGGCTGGTCGCCGCCGTCGCCCTCACCGGAATCCTCGGCGCGCAATACCTGAAACGCCGCCACCCGGCGCGCTACGCGCTGCTGGGCCGGACGGTGCTCGAGGAGACCCGCGAGCGGTAG
- a CDS encoding nucleoside deaminase, producing MINAERLLETAYDEAQRGLAEGGIPIGAALFDSAGKLLGRGHNRRVQDGDPSVHAETDAFRNAGRRRGYRDTIMVTTLSPCWYCSGLVRQFGIGTVIVGESRTFTGGHDWLAEHGVSVTVLDDQRCVEMMTRFIAERPELWYEDIGVD from the coding sequence ATGATCAACGCCGAACGATTGCTGGAGACGGCCTACGACGAGGCGCAGCGGGGGCTGGCCGAGGGTGGGATTCCGATCGGCGCCGCACTGTTCGACTCGGCGGGAAAACTGTTGGGGCGCGGGCACAATCGCCGCGTACAGGACGGGGATCCGAGCGTGCACGCCGAGACCGACGCATTCCGCAATGCGGGGCGGCGGCGGGGCTACCGCGACACCATCATGGTCACCACCCTGTCGCCGTGCTGGTATTGCAGCGGGCTGGTGCGGCAGTTCGGGATCGGCACGGTGATCGTGGGCGAGTCGCGCACCTTCACCGGCGGGCACGACTGGCTGGCCGAGCACGGGGTATCGGTGACGGTGCTCGACGATCAGCGGTGCGTCGAAATGATGACGCGGTTCATCGCCGAGCGGCCCGAGCTGTGGTACGAGGACATCGGGGTCGACTGA